The Enterobacter asburiae sequence GCGTGATGGCGAACGCGAATATCGTCCATTCCGGCTACGGCTTTCGCTGCACGGCCACGGAACAAAACCTGCCGCTGACGCTGGGTCTCGACGGCAGCGCGGTCCTTGAGCGCCTGACCGGGATCCCGGACGGCTGGCTGGTGGACGCCCTCGATCAGCTATTTATTGCCGCGCCCGCCCTGACCGGCATTACCCTGCCGTGGGCGGCCTGGCAGGATGAGCCCCAGGCGCAGGCACTGTTTCGCCAGGCCCACGGGGATTATCTGGCGCGTGAAACCTTCTGGCAGCTGCCGCTGTGGCTGAAAGGCGAGCGTCCGCAGGCAAGCGGCGGTATGCAGTTTGATGAGAGCCGTCAGCTGTACTTCCCGCTGCGCCCTCACCGCCCGCAGGGTGAGGTCTATCGCCGTTACGATCCGCAGATTAAGCGCACCCTCAGCTTCCGCGTTGCCGACGTGGCGCTGGACGGCGAACGATTCACGCAATGGATGAATAACCCGCGCGTGAACGCCTTCTGGGAGATGGCGGGCCCGCAGGCCGAGCAGGAAAACTACCTGCGCCGTCAGCTTGACTCGACCTACTGCTACCCGGTTATCGGCTGCTTCGACGACCAGCCGTTCGGCTATTTTGAACTCTACTGGGCGGCGGAAGACCGGATTGGCCGCCACTACCGCTGGCAGCCGTTTGACCGTGGGCTGCACATGCTGGTGGGCGAAGAGAACTGGCGCGGCGCGCAGTATATCCGCAGCTGGCTGCGCGGCCTGAGCCACTATCTGTATCTCGATGAGCCACGCACCGCGCGCATCGTGGCCGAGCCGCGTTTCGACAACCAGCGCCTGTTCCGCCATCTGGCCTCCGCCGGTTTTGAGACGATGAAAGAGTTCGACTTCCCGCACAAGCGCTCGCGCCTCATCATGAGCCAGCGTCACCGCTTCTTCAGCGAGGTGGAACTGTGAACGCGCTCTGGCAGAAAGTGAACCGCGAGATGGTGGCGAAGATCCTCGCCGAGCTGGAATACGAGCGTACCCTGCGCGCTGAGCCGGTGTCGGCGGACGACTGGCGCATCGCCATGGGCAACGAGTCCTGGCAGTTTCGCGCCACGCGCGGGATCTGGGGCTGGCTGCATATCGACCCGGACACGCTGACCACCGCCAGCGGCGCCGCCGTGGAAGCGGAAAGCGCGCTGCTGCAGCTGGCGACGGTGCTGGAGATGAGCGACGCGCAAACGGCAGAGCACATGGAAGATCTCTACGCCACTCTGCGCGGGGACATGCAGCTGCTGCAGGCGCGTGAAGCGCTGGATGCGGACGCCCTGATCCACCTCGACCCGGACGAATTACAGTGTCTGATGAGCGGTCACCCGAAGTTTATTTTCAACAAAGGACGCCGCGGCTGGGGTCTGGACGCGCTGCGTCAGTATGCGCCGGAATACCGCGGGCGCTTCCGCCTGCACTGGGTCGCCGTCCAGCGCGAGCATCTGGTCTGGAGCAGTGACGCCGATTGCGACATCCACACTCTGCTGGCCAGCACCATGGACGATGCCGAGCGCGCCCGGTTTGACGCCCGCTGGCAGGCGCTGGATCTGAACGACAGCTGGCTGCCTGTGCCGTTGCACCCGTGGCAGTGGCAGCAAAAAATTGCCATTCATTTCCTGGCGCAGCTGGCGCGCGGTGAGATGGTTGAGCTGGGCGAATTTGGCGATGAGTATCTGGCGCAGCAGTCCCTGCGCACGCTCACCAACGCCAGCCGTCGCGCGCCGTATGACATCAAACTGCCGCTGACTATCTACAACACCTCCTGCTATCGCGGCATTCCGGGCAAGTACATTGCTGCCGGGCCGCTGGCCTCGCGCTGGCTGCAGCAGCAGTTCGCCGCCGACGCCACGCTTGCCCGCTCTGGCGCGCAGGTGCTTGGCGAACCCGCCGCCGGATATCTGTCGCATCCTGGCTATGCGGCCCTGCCGAAAGCGCCCTACCGCTATCAGGAGATGCTGGGGGTAATCTGGCGGGAGAACCCGTCCTGTTATCTTCAGGATGGCGAACAGGCGGTGCTGATGGCGGCGCTGATGGAAACCGACAACGCAGGACGTCCGCTGATCGACGCGTGGATCAAGCGTTCGGGGTTAACCGCTGAAGCGTGGCTGGAAAAGCTGTTCGAAGCGACGGTGATCCCGTTCTACCACCTGCTTTGCCGTTACGGCGTGGCGCTGATCGCCCACGGCCAGAACGTGACGCTGGTGATGAAGGACTACGTTGTGCAGCGCATCCTGCTGAAGGATTTCCAGGGCGATATGCGCCTGGTGGACGAGGATTTCCCGCAGGCACAGAGCCTGCCGGAGCAGGTAAAAGCGGTGACGGCGCGCCTGAGCGCGGATTACATCATCCACGACCTGCAGACCGGCAACTTTGTGACGGTGCTGCGCTTTATTTCACGCCTCACCCTGCAATGCGGCGTAAGCGAAAACCGTTTCTATCAGATCCTCGCCGGGGTGCTGCACCGCTATATGGCCGCGCACCCGGAGCTTGCGGAGCGCTTCACGAAATTCGACCTGTTTAAGCCGCAGATTATTCGCGTGATCCTCAACCCGGTCAAACTGACCTTCTCCGAACACGACGGCGGCAGCCGCATGCTGCCGAACTACGTCACCGATCTTGATAACCCTCTTTTTCTGGCCTCCCGGGAGTCCGCGCAATGAAAACCTATGATTTCATCGGCATTGGTATTGGCCCGTTTAACCTCAGCGTCGCCGCCCTCGCAGAAGGGCTGGATGGCTTTAGCTCGCTGTTTCTTGAGCGCAAACCGCACTTCTCGTGGCACCCGGGCATGATGGTGCCGGACTGCCACATGCAGACCAGCTTCCTGAAGGATCTGGTCAGCGCCGTGGAGCCGACCAACCGTCACAGCTTCCTGAACTACCTGGTGCAGCGCAAAAAGTTCTACCGCTTCCTGACCACCGAGCAGCGCACGGTTTCCCGCGAAGAGTTTGCCGATTACCTGTGCTGGGCGGCGGATAACCTCACCAACCTCGCCTTCAGTCAGCAGGTTCAGCAGGTGAGCTTTGATGAGCAACGCGGCCTGTTTGAGGTCGTGACCCAGCGCGACCGCTTCCTCGCGCGCCACGTCTGCGTGGGGATTGGCAAACAGATCAACCTGCCTGACTGCGTCACGGTGCAGGACGATACCTGCTTCCACGCCAGCGAGATGATGCTGCGCACGCCGGATCTCGCGGGTAAGCGCGTTACCGTCGTCGGCGGCGGCCAGAGTGGGGCCGACCTGTTCCTGAATATCTTCCGTGGAGAGTGGGGCCAGCCGCTGAGCCTGAACTGGGTATCGCGCCGCAATAACTACAACGCGCTGGATGAAGCCGCCTTTGCCAACGAGTATTTCACGCCGGAGTATGTGGACAGCTTCTCCACGCTCGGCGAAGAGGCCCGTCGTCAGATGCTGCACGAGCAGAAGATGACCTCCGACGGCATCACCACCGAGTCACTGCTGGCGATTTACCGCGCCATGTACCACCGCTTCGAAGTGCTGCGTGAAAAA is a genomic window containing:
- a CDS encoding acetyltransferase, encoding MANANIVHSGYGFRCTATEQNLPLTLGLDGSAVLERLTGIPDGWLVDALDQLFIAAPALTGITLPWAAWQDEPQAQALFRQAHGDYLARETFWQLPLWLKGERPQASGGMQFDESRQLYFPLRPHRPQGEVYRRYDPQIKRTLSFRVADVALDGERFTQWMNNPRVNAFWEMAGPQAEQENYLRRQLDSTYCYPVIGCFDDQPFGYFELYWAAEDRIGRHYRWQPFDRGLHMLVGEENWRGAQYIRSWLRGLSHYLYLDEPRTARIVAEPRFDNQRLFRHLASAGFETMKEFDFPHKRSRLIMSQRHRFFSEVEL
- a CDS encoding SidA/IucD/PvdA family monooxygenase, whose product is MKTYDFIGIGIGPFNLSVAALAEGLDGFSSLFLERKPHFSWHPGMMVPDCHMQTSFLKDLVSAVEPTNRHSFLNYLVQRKKFYRFLTTEQRTVSREEFADYLCWAADNLTNLAFSQQVQQVSFDEQRGLFEVVTQRDRFLARHVCVGIGKQINLPDCVTVQDDTCFHASEMMLRTPDLAGKRVTVVGGGQSGADLFLNIFRGEWGQPLSLNWVSRRNNYNALDEAAFANEYFTPEYVDSFSTLGEEARRQMLHEQKMTSDGITTESLLAIYRAMYHRFEVLREKPWAHLMPSRSVTALTRQETGHRLSIQHHLDGGHEQLESDVVIFATGYRAVQPAFLAPLSHRLHLDADEAFCINNDFTLEWDGPQSNRLFAVNAGMHRLGIAEPQLSLMAWRAARILNRAHADEPFELATTPGVIHWRSTTSPESSQVFKSLAKTTEY
- the iucC gene encoding aerobactin synthase IucC, whose amino-acid sequence is MVAKILAELEYERTLRAEPVSADDWRIAMGNESWQFRATRGIWGWLHIDPDTLTTASGAAVEAESALLQLATVLEMSDAQTAEHMEDLYATLRGDMQLLQAREALDADALIHLDPDELQCLMSGHPKFIFNKGRRGWGLDALRQYAPEYRGRFRLHWVAVQREHLVWSSDADCDIHTLLASTMDDAERARFDARWQALDLNDSWLPVPLHPWQWQQKIAIHFLAQLARGEMVELGEFGDEYLAQQSLRTLTNASRRAPYDIKLPLTIYNTSCYRGIPGKYIAAGPLASRWLQQQFAADATLARSGAQVLGEPAAGYLSHPGYAALPKAPYRYQEMLGVIWRENPSCYLQDGEQAVLMAALMETDNAGRPLIDAWIKRSGLTAEAWLEKLFEATVIPFYHLLCRYGVALIAHGQNVTLVMKDYVVQRILLKDFQGDMRLVDEDFPQAQSLPEQVKAVTARLSADYIIHDLQTGNFVTVLRFISRLTLQCGVSENRFYQILAGVLHRYMAAHPELAERFTKFDLFKPQIIRVILNPVKLTFSEHDGGSRMLPNYVTDLDNPLFLASRESAQ